From Coffea arabica cultivar ET-39 chromosome 2e, Coffea Arabica ET-39 HiFi, whole genome shotgun sequence, the proteins below share one genomic window:
- the LOC113730189 gene encoding cell number regulator 6, with translation MAEGGGNPSRYVKLTKEQAAPSEDIKPGELNQPIEVPQLGVRKCNECGQPLPESFEPPADEPWTTGIFGCTEDTESCWTGLLCPCVLFGLNIEKLRDDTPWTTPCVCHAIFVEGGIALAAATAAFYGIDPRTSFLICEGLLFSWWMCGIYTGLARQSLQKKYHLKNSPCDPCMVHCCMHWCALCQEHREMKGRLSDDAAMPMTIVNPPPVQEMSAAPDDRDSAPSSEKSKEHTNLEMQALQ, from the exons ATGGCGGAAGGTGGGGGAAATCCGTCGAGGTATGTCAAGTTGACTAAGGAGCAAGCGGCCCCTTCTGAGGACATTAAGCCAGGCGAGCTCAATCAACCGATTGAAGTCCCTCAG TTGGGTGTTCGCAAGTGCAATGAGTGTGGGCAACCTTTACCCGAAAGCTTTGAGCCTCCTGCTGATGAGCCATGGACCACTGGGATATTTGGCTGTACTGAAGATACTGAAAGCT GCTGGACAGGGCTTTTGTGCCCATGTGTCTTGTTTGGACTTAATATAGAGAAACTGAGAGATGATACTCCCTGGACAACGCCTTGTGTTTGTCATGCTATATTTGTTGAGGGTGGCATTGCACTTGCAGCAGCAACAGCGGCTTTTTATGGTATAGATCCAAGGACATCATTCCTTATTTGCGAAGGTTTGTTATTTAGTTGGTGGATGTGTGGAATATATACTGGTCTTGCACGGCAGTCACTACAGAAAAAATATCATCTTAAG AACTCACCATGTGACCCATGTATGGTCCACTGCTGCATGCACTGGTGTGCCTTGTGCCAGGAGCACAGGGAGATGAAAGGACGCCTCTCAGATGATGCTGCGATGCCGATGACCATAGTAAATCCTCCTCCCGTCCAAGAAATGAGTGCTGCTCCTGATGATCGGGATTCTGCACCTTCCTCCGAAAAGAGCAAGGAGCACACTAATTTGGAGATGCAAGCTTTACAGTAG